In Macaca thibetana thibetana isolate TM-01 chromosome 8, ASM2454274v1, whole genome shotgun sequence, one DNA window encodes the following:
- the LOC126961482 gene encoding Parkinson disease protein 7-like: protein MASKRALVILAKGAEEMETVIPVDVMRRAGIKVTVAGLAGKDPVQCSRDVVICPDASLEDAKKEGPYDVVVLPGGNLGAQNLSESAALKEILKEQENRKGLIAAICAGPTALLAHEIGFGSKVTTHPLAKDKMMNGGHYTYSENRVEKDGLILTSRGPGTSFEFALAIVEALNGKEVAAQVKAPLVLKD, encoded by the coding sequence atggcTTCCAAAAGAGCTCTGGTCATCCTGGCTAAAGGAGCAGAGGAAATGGAGACGGTCATCCCTGTAGATGTCATGAGGCGAGCTGGGATTAAGGTCACCGTTGCAGGTCTGGCTGGAAAAGACCCAGTACAGTGTAGCCGTGATGTGGTCATTTGTCCTGATGCCAGTCTTGAAGATGCAAAAAAAGAGGGACCGTATGATGTGGTGGTTCTACCAGGAGGTAATCTGGGTGCACAGAATTTATCTGAGTCTGCTGCCCTGAAGGAGATACTGAAGGAGCAGGAAAACCGGAAGGGCCTGATAGCCGCCATCTGTGCAGGTCCTACTGCTCTTTTGGCTCATGAAATAGGTTTTGGAAGTAAAGTTACCACACACCCTCTTGCTAAAGACAAAATGATGAATGGAGGTCATTACACCTACTCTGAGAATCGTGTGGAAAAGGACGGCCTGATTCTTACAAGTCGGGGGCCTGGGACCAGCTTCGAGTTTGCACTTGCAATTGTTGAAGCCCTGAACGGCAAGGAGGTGGCGGCTCAAGTGAAGGCTCCACTTGTTCTTAAAGACTAG